The genomic stretch TCGGTGCTTGCCCAGACCGAACAGGAGTTCGAGGTCATCGTCGTAGACGACGGGTCGACCGACGGGGGTGCGACGATCGTCGAGCGCTTTGCAGACGCCCGGATACGCTTGATCGTGCAGGAAAACCGGGGCGCCTCGGCTGCACGGAACCGGGGGATCCGGGAGGCGAACGCGGATCTCGTAGCGTTTCTAGATGCAGATGACGAATGGCATCCAACTTTTCTAGGGGCGGTTCTCGACCTCTGCAGGCGTTACCCCCGGGCCGGGGCTTATGCGACGGCCTACGCGGTCTACAACCCGGACGGCGGTATGCGGGTCGCCTCGATTGCGGCCGTGCCTCCGGCCCCCTGGAGCGGGCTGCTCCCGAACTACTTTCAGTCGGCAACCCTCGGTGAGCCGCCGGTCAGCGCCTCCTCAGTGGCGATACCCAGAGAGGTCTTGGAGGAGATGGGTGGATTTATCGAAGGGTTCTGGTGGGGCGAGGATGTGGACCTCTGGGGCAGGATTGCGTTCTGCTACCCGATCGCATTCACCCATCGGATCGGTGCGGTTTACCATACCGAAATTGCCTGCAGGGCCTGCACAAGGGTCCAGCCAGTCCCCGAGAACCCGTTCGTCGCCTCGGCACGGCAAGCGGCCAAACGCGGGCTGATTCCTCCGGAGATGCTTGACGACGTGCTGGAGTATGTTGCCGCAAAACAACTGCAGACTGCAGCGCGGAACATCCAGGCCGGGCGCCCCGACCTCGCGCGGGCCAACCTGGCCTGGTGCCCGACCCGGAGGTTCCGCCAACGAAAATTCTCGTACTCCCTGATGGCGTTCATACCCGCTCCCTGGTACCGGCGCTACCGGGGCCTGAAAGCAGCCCTCTTACCGACGGTCACCGAACCGTCGGACAGCAGGCCCCGTCAGCACTGAAAAACTCTTATCTGCTCCGGCCCCCTTACCGGTGACGATGGCTCCCGAGAACGGCGACCACCTGGTTGTCTTCACTACATCCTACCCCTTCAGCAGGGTCGTGGAGTCGTTCCTCGACCGGGAGCTCCCGCACCTCTCCTCGGTGTTTGACACCGTCACGCTCGTCCCGCGCCTCTCTCCCCCGCCCGGCGAGAGGCTCGACCGGCCGCTCCCGGAGAACATATCGGCCGAGACTTCCATCATGCACGATGCGCAGAAAGAGAGCACGGCAGCCTACTACCTGCACCTCATCCTCTCATCGCTTGCATCACCGGAGTTCTACGCAGAGTTCCGGCAAAACTACCGGTGCATGATCCACCCGGCCGGGATGCGCAAGGCGCTCGGCTACCTCGGCATCGCGCTCGACGTCCGGGACTGGGTCGCACGGAGGGTCGAAGAGGGGCTGCTCGATCCCGCCCGCACGCTCCTCTACACCTACTGGTTCGACGGCACCGCGCTTGGCGCCGCGCTGGCGAAGAGGGACTTCCCGGAGATCCGGTGCGTCTCGCGGGCGCACGGGTATGACCTCTACGCCGAGCGCTACACCCCGCCCTACATGCCGTTTGAGGAGACCAGAACCTGCTCCCCTGACCGGATCTACCCCGTCTCGGAGCACGGGAAGAGGTATCTTTCAGCCCGGCACCCCTCGTGTGCATCCGGCTTCCGGGTGGCCCGACTTGGTACGGGAGATCCCGGGTTCCTCACGCCCCCCTCCCTCGACGGGGTCTTTCGGGTCGTCTCCTGTTCCCACATCATTCCGATAAAACGCATCGATCTCCTGCTCAGGGGCCTTGCGGAGGCAGGCCGGATGCAGCCAGACCGGGAGTTTGAGTGGGTGCACATCGGCGGAGGGCCGTTGCAGGCAGAGTTGGCGACCTACGCCGATGCGACGCTGCCAGGGAACGTCAGCCACCGGTTCACCGGGTACCTCGACAACGCCGCCGTCCTGGAGCATTACCGGCAGAGCCCCATCGACGTCTTCATAAATGTCAGCGAGTCCGAGGGCATCCCGGTCTCGATCATGGAGGCGGAGAGCTGCGGTATCCCGGTGATCGCAACGGCGGTGGGCGGGATCCCGGAGATCGTCTCCGACGCTACGGGCATCCTGCTCCCGGAGCACCCGGCGCCACGGGATATAGCAAAAGCCGTCGTCAGGATCGCTGCCGACCCTGGCGGCACCCGGGCGATACGGTCGGCGTGCAGGGAGAACTGGGAACGCTGCTATGACGCGGACCGGAACTTCGGTGCCTTCGCTGGCGACCTGCAGGCCCTCCTGCGGTGATTCGTCACACCCGCCAACCGTCCGAGAAGAGCGTCAAAAACTTCGCTGCGCTCTTCTGCCACGTAAACCGTTCGTCAACGGTCCTCTTCGCATTTTCTCCGAGGCGCCGGGCTATATCCGGGTTCTCGATCAGGTAGTCGATCATTTTAGCGATCTCAACCGGCTCCGGCGGCACGAGGATACCATTCTCCCCATCTCTGATCGCCTCCGGTATCCCCGCCACAGGGGTTGCAATGATGGGTTTGCCCATGGCCATCGCCTCAAGGAGCGCTATCGGCAACCCGTCCCCGAAGGTGATGTGCGTGTAGATATCGCAGAAGGAGAGCGGCACAGCGGTGTCCTCGATATCTCCCGTGAAGACAACGTGCCCGGACGCCCCTTCGGCCCGTGCGAACTCCTCTACCTCCGGGGAGAAGACGCCCTTCCGGGTCGCGACAAGGACGATCTCCGGATACTTCTCTTTGAGGAGATTGACGGCCCGGATGAGATGTTTCAGGCCTTCGGCCTTGTACTTCAGCGCGGTCAGGCCGAGGGCAAGGAGCACCGGCCGGCGGTCTTCGATGCCAAACCGCTCGCGGAACGCAGCGACCCTCTCCGGGGTCACCATGGCAATCTCAGGGGCCCCTGCGTAGGTTATCTCGGTCCTCGGGAACTTCAGGTTCCAGACCTCGAAGGTCCTCTCCCTGAGCCGGTTCGATACGAACGTTACGTGGTCGCACCGGTTGAGGAGGGTCTGGTAGAAGAGCCTGAACCGGTCCGTCAGCGCCTCCTCCGGCTCGGTGTGGAATGTCTGCACAACGATGCAGCCGTGGAGGAGTTTGTAGGCGATTGCAGGGAAGAGGCAGTGCCAGCCGCCGTGAACGGTGACGACGTCCGGCCCGTAGTCACGCAGGGCAAAGAGCGACCGCACCGCAAAGAGCCGCTGGCTCGCCGGGATCCCGACCTCGTCGGGATCATGCCCTTCCCTGAATATGACCCGGATATCGGCGCCGCTTGCAGCAAGTTCGTTGACCAGGTTCTGCAGGTAGACCCTGATGCCTCCGCCCTGGCTCTCCTTCCAGTAGTTGGTGATGAGCGCGACCTTCATGCAACCCGGGTTGATGGGTGCTGCGTCGTTATATCAACTTTTGCGCACCCCGGGGGAGGACGCCGGGTAGACTGCCGCGAGTGCTGTCCGGCGGGTCGCCGGTTGCCTGTCGGTCGTTCGGCGAAGGTGATGGCGGTGATACCCTGGTGCCTCCTCTTGCCTCCTGCTGTGCCCATCGGAGAGCGATTATATATACTCTGCCCATAGACAGGGAGCTGTTCAGCCACTCGCGTTCGTGCCGGACCGGAGGGGAAGGTTCCGGGCAGAGAGGCCTGGACTCTTGCCTATGCGTATCTGCATGCTTACCACGACTCACCTCCCCTACGACGGGCGGATATTCGAGAAGGAGGCGAAGAGCCTTACAAAGGAGCATGATATTATAATCATCGCTCCTTCGGAATACGGGGGTATCGAGGAGAACAGCGGTGTGAAGATCGTCGCCGTCCGGAAACCCGCTTCAAACCTCCTTCATCCCCTGACACTCTGGAGAGTGCTTCGGGCAGGTCTGGGAGAGGAGTGCGACGTCATTCACTGCCATGAACCGGACGCTCTCCTCGCAGCGCTCCTGTTGAAGGCCGTGAAAGGCCGAAAGGTCGTCTACGACATCCACGAGCACTGGCCGAGCGAGATCCCGTTCGATCTCGGTGTCCCGAACGTGTCAGTCCTCACGAGGGTTCTTGAACCCCTGCTTTCCCGGGGAGAGGTTCTGCTCTCGCGGTTTGCCGACGCGAGGATTGCCGTCAGCGAGAGTGTCGCGGAGCGGTTCGGCAAGAACGGGACGCGTCCTGTGATCATCTCCAACTACTCGGTCGCCGAGTCGGCGCCGCCACCGGCATTGCCGGCAGGGGGCAACCGTAACGTGGTCTACATGGCCGGGAACATGCAGATGTTTCACGGCATCAGGGAATGCATCCAGGCGATGTCGAAGGTGGCGGCGATATACCCCGACATCTCCCTGACGCTCGTCGGGAACGTCCGGGAGGATATCGGGGCGATTGCGGCGGGGGCGGACCCGCGGCCGGAGATCACGCTGACAGGCTACCTCCCCTACCGGGAGATGTACGACACCCTGCGCATGGGGAGCATCGGGCTCCTCGTCTTCCAGCCCGACTACTACAACGCCTACATCGGCCTCCCGAACAAGCTCTTTGACTATATGCTCTGCGGCCTTCCTGTCGTTGCAAGCGACTTTCCGGAGATCCGGAAGGTGGTGGCGGAGACAGAGTGCGGGGTGCTGGTCGACCCGACCGACCCCGATGCGATCGCGGAGGCGATCACCTATCTTCTGGAACACCCGGACGCGGCGCGGAGGATGGGGGAGAACGGGCGGAAGGCGGTTCTTGAGCGATACAACTGGGGGGAGATGGAGAAGAGGCTGCTTGGGGTGTACCGCGCAATTGAGGGACAGTTGGGGGGTGGCGGGGTCTGAAACCGGCACTGAGGGGGAATCCCGCCCTGCCCCCGGACGTCCGTCTCCAGCCCCAACCCTCACCCGGGGATTCGTCTCAGGGGCGAATGAGATCCTCCCAGGAGGCCAGGACCCCATTTATCCTCTCGCAGCGCCACAACAGCACCCGGTACGAGAACCGGATCCATCTCACCGACCACTTCGTCTACCACAGACGGATGATCCACACCAGTAAACACGAGGAGGATGGGTAACGCTCTACCTTTATGAGGATGTCGAACTGGTGGCGGAGGAGATCTTCTACCGCTGCAGAAAGAGGCCGATATTGGTCAGTAAACGCCGAATAAGCGGCAAGGGGTACGCTGACCGGATCCGGATCGTCTCTTCGCTGACGGTGGAGCCCTACGAGATTTACGATCTATATATTCCAGAACCTGATCGAAGGCTCTAACGTCTGCGTTCAAGAGCCAGAGCCAGGCGGATACACCCTATCTCCGGAAGAGAGACGGTCTTCGGCCACATCTTCGTCGGGCTCCTCTGCCTCTACTCTTATTGCGGGATCCTGAACCGGATCAAGCAGGCGGAGATGACAGCGCACCTCTCGCCCCCGGGCCTGCTCCTGAAACGCTCAAAAGTCTATGCAGTGAGCCCTGGGGGAGGAACAGCCCGTCAAGGTGCCGAAGTAGGTCTAAAAATTGCGGAGAAACGCAATCTCGATATATTCCCTAATATGTGAGGAGTTTGGGATCAAACTTATCCTCTACAATCTCAGGAGAACGATCACCCCGGGCCGATCATGGCCTGGGATCGATTTTTTCTACAGAGCATTTCAAGGGTAACATTAAGCGACATATGTGGTTTTCTTACCATCCCTGTCAAGCAAGAGGCGGGAAGAGTACCAGGCATAGGCCAGCGATTTATAGTAAGCGGCCCTCAGGAAGTCATACCACCGGTAGCGTTTACTTCCGTTGTACCTGTCCCACAGTAATTGATTCTCCCTGCGGCGGACATCCGTAAGAGTACTTGTCTTTGACTCCGGGTGGAAACGGAATGCTGAGAGGAAAGCATCGACATAGATTGGAACTGTCCTTTGTGCAAAGCGGATATTGAGGTCATAGTCAAAACAGAACTGCATCTGTGTATCCAGCTTCCCATACTCAAAATATTTGTCCCGCTTCCAGAAGGTCGAGGGTTGAGCTGCCGTCATGCCAGAGTAGAGGAGTTTTTGCAGATTTGTGGGTCTTGCATACCACCGAACAATGACACGATTTTGTGGATTTATCATGAACGTATTCCCAATCCACCATTCGGCAGAAGGGTTTGCGTTATATGCTTCGCTTACTCTCTGCAGGGTCCCCGGAAGATAGACGTCGTCGGAGTTCAACCAGGCGATGATATCTCCCGTGGCTACATCAAACCCCTTCGCTATCGCTTCCGCCTGACCACCATCCGGTTCACTGACCCAGTATGTGAGGGAACGATCGTATCGCTCAATGATGGAAACGCTCTGATCGGTAGAGCCTCCATCCAATATAATATATTCAAGGTTCGGATAATCTTGTGTGAGAACAGATTTGATCGTCTGCTCCAGGTACTGCCCCTGGTTATATGATGGAGTAACAACGGTAATTTTTGGATAGGGATTACTCATGGCTGATATAGTTTTTCCACTGCGAGTTAAATTAATTTTGGTAGAAACATGGATTTTTCTGTAATCGGATTTCGTTGAAACTTTTTTGTCAACGGGCAATCCAGCCTAGAGGAGGCTGATCGCTAAATTGCTCCTGGTGTCAACGACTGTTCGTGTCGACGAACGGGTCAATCAACCGTTTAGAAAACTTGCCATCCTCCTCAGCCCGAACCACCGTAGAAATTGGCGAAATATGCTGGGAAAATGGAGAGGACATTTGAACTGTGTTGAAAATACTATATCAAATGATATGCTAAATTGTCATATACGGCCTTTGTTTCCTGGGCTGTCTTTTCCCAGGAAAAGAATTTCAAACGTTCGAATCCTTTCATGATACATTGCTCCCTGTATTCATTGTCAGAAAGAATTTCTTCTACTCTCCGAGTAAGTGACT from Methanoculleus chikugoensis encodes the following:
- a CDS encoding glycosyltransferase, with translation MAPENGDHLVVFTTSYPFSRVVESFLDRELPHLSSVFDTVTLVPRLSPPPGERLDRPLPENISAETSIMHDAQKESTAAYYLHLILSSLASPEFYAEFRQNYRCMIHPAGMRKALGYLGIALDVRDWVARRVEEGLLDPARTLLYTYWFDGTALGAALAKRDFPEIRCVSRAHGYDLYAERYTPPYMPFEETRTCSPDRIYPVSEHGKRYLSARHPSCASGFRVARLGTGDPGFLTPPSLDGVFRVVSCSHIIPIKRIDLLLRGLAEAGRMQPDREFEWVHIGGGPLQAELATYADATLPGNVSHRFTGYLDNAAVLEHYRQSPIDVFINVSESEGIPVSIMEAESCGIPVIATAVGGIPEIVSDATGILLPEHPAPRDIAKAVVRIAADPGGTRAIRSACRENWERCYDADRNFGAFAGDLQALLR
- a CDS encoding glycosyltransferase family 4 protein; this encodes MLTTTHLPYDGRIFEKEAKSLTKEHDIIIIAPSEYGGIEENSGVKIVAVRKPASNLLHPLTLWRVLRAGLGEECDVIHCHEPDALLAALLLKAVKGRKVVYDIHEHWPSEIPFDLGVPNVSVLTRVLEPLLSRGEVLLSRFADARIAVSESVAERFGKNGTRPVIISNYSVAESAPPPALPAGGNRNVVYMAGNMQMFHGIRECIQAMSKVAAIYPDISLTLVGNVREDIGAIAAGADPRPEITLTGYLPYREMYDTLRMGSIGLLVFQPDYYNAYIGLPNKLFDYMLCGLPVVASDFPEIRKVVAETECGVLVDPTDPDAIAEAITYLLEHPDAARRMGENGRKAVLERYNWGEMEKRLLGVYRAIEGQLGGGGV
- a CDS encoding glycosyltransferase family 4 protein, whose product is MKVALITNYWKESQGGGIRVYLQNLVNELAASGADIRVIFREGHDPDEVGIPASQRLFAVRSLFALRDYGPDVVTVHGGWHCLFPAIAYKLLHGCIVVQTFHTEPEEALTDRFRLFYQTLLNRCDHVTFVSNRLRERTFEVWNLKFPRTEITYAGAPEIAMVTPERVAAFRERFGIEDRRPVLLALGLTALKYKAEGLKHLIRAVNLLKEKYPEIVLVATRKGVFSPEVEEFARAEGASGHVVFTGDIEDTAVPLSFCDIYTHITFGDGLPIALLEAMAMGKPIIATPVAGIPEAIRDGENGILVPPEPVEIAKMIDYLIENPDIARRLGENAKRTVDERFTWQKSAAKFLTLFSDGWRV
- a CDS encoding glycosyltransferase family 2 protein; translated protein: MSNPYPKITVVTPSYNQGQYLEQTIKSVLTQDYPNLEYIILDGGSTDQSVSIIERYDRSLTYWVSEPDGGQAEAIAKGFDVATGDIIAWLNSDDVYLPGTLQRVSEAYNANPSAEWWIGNTFMINPQNRVIVRWYARPTNLQKLLYSGMTAAQPSTFWKRDKYFEYGKLDTQMQFCFDYDLNIRFAQRTVPIYVDAFLSAFRFHPESKTSTLTDVRRRENQLLWDRYNGSKRYRWYDFLRAAYYKSLAYAWYSSRLLLDRDGKKTTYVA
- a CDS encoding glycosyltransferase family 2 protein; amino-acid sequence: MVIPLYNKAPYIERAVRSVLAQTEQEFEVIVVDDGSTDGGATIVERFADARIRLIVQENRGASAARNRGIREANADLVAFLDADDEWHPTFLGAVLDLCRRYPRAGAYATAYAVYNPDGGMRVASIAAVPPAPWSGLLPNYFQSATLGEPPVSASSVAIPREVLEEMGGFIEGFWWGEDVDLWGRIAFCYPIAFTHRIGAVYHTEIACRACTRVQPVPENPFVASARQAAKRGLIPPEMLDDVLEYVAAKQLQTAARNIQAGRPDLARANLAWCPTRRFRQRKFSYSLMAFIPAPWYRRYRGLKAALLPTVTEPSDSRPRQH